In Candidatus Nitronauta litoralis, one DNA window encodes the following:
- a CDS encoding tetratricopeptide repeat protein produces MDEILMNIGLVHKSMGAYQESEAIFKNVVNDSKARHELDKIQCVGEASDIARKIRESHYRIDQVAELYLAIHESARDNWNEILIFETLKEYLKLNKDHGLAWIWYGRALRGLFHWRKAEKAFKKALEYCQEEIQGAIFVELGINSCRGEAASVEADKWYALACKVKGKDEGFFWKNRGQNFLFLGRLDEANECFEKVYDCHWGSFEDDEILYFQGLVFRAKKDFIRARSYFKESLEDNPENSKSKKALNGLEGIEECIDIVKGF; encoded by the coding sequence ATGGATGAAATTTTAATGAATATTGGACTAGTCCATAAATCCATGGGAGCCTATCAAGAATCTGAAGCAATATTTAAAAATGTTGTTAATGATTCAAAGGCTAGACATGAATTAGATAAGATTCAATGTGTCGGAGAGGCGAGTGATATTGCCCGCAAAATAAGGGAATCTCACTATCGGATAGATCAGGTTGCAGAGTTATATTTAGCAATTCATGAAAGTGCAAGGGATAATTGGAATGAAATATTAATTTTTGAAACATTAAAAGAATATTTGAAGCTAAATAAAGACCATGGTTTGGCTTGGATTTGGTACGGAAGAGCCTTGAGAGGATTGTTTCATTGGAGGAAGGCAGAGAAAGCTTTTAAAAAGGCGCTTGAATATTGCCAAGAAGAAATTCAAGGAGCAATATTTGTGGAATTGGGAATAAATAGCTGTAGAGGAGAGGCGGCTAGTGTGGAGGCGGATAAGTGGTACGCATTGGCCTGTAAAGTTAAAGGAAAGGATGAGGGTTTTTTTTGGAAAAATAGAGGGCAAAACTTTTTATTTTTGGGCCGATTAGATGAAGCGAATGAATGTTTTGAAAAGGTTTACGATTGTCATTGGGGATCTTTTGAAGATGATGAAATATTATATTTTCAGGGTTTGGTTTTTAGAGCCAAGAAAGATTTTATTAGAGCCAGGTCATATTTTAAGGAGTCATTAGAGGATAACCCTGAGAATTCAAAGTCGAAAAAAGCTCTAAATGGATTAGAGGGGATAGAAGAATGTATAGATATTGTTAAGGGGTTTTGA